TTTACTGCATACTTTTTTGTAGTCTGCATTTCTGCTTTTAACCATATATGTGTATCActcttttgatgtatttttaaatgcttaaaatgcCTCTTCCATATAAGCTTCCCTTATTTACCCCCAAAGAACTTCTCTCCTCATGTGGTCTGTCCTCACTTGTCTCCAGGAGATAGCCAAGCAGCCCCCAGGGGAGAGGGACCAGGCAGGGCATGAGCAAGTGCAAGCTGTGACTATCTGCCATGAGACTGAATGGCCTGGGATCTGGGGATCTGGAATCATCTGCTCCAGTGTGAAGAAGACTGGGAGACACTGATGGTTTACAAGGAGTCCAGACCTCTCTCCAGTAGGTTAAAGACATGGGTTTATTGATGGGCACAAGTGCCCTTCGGTTACTACAGAGAGGTAAAGTAAAGAATATGGAAGGGGCACATAAATTTAACTCAGAAAAGAAATTTCAATTGCCTTTGAATAAccattttatattagttttatattaaACTCCTATGTTAAATACAGAGTGGGGCAattgaagaagcaggctccatgcaatagCCACTGCTCGGGGTCTCTGAGTAGGACCTCTTCCAGTTCACACTCATCGCCTTCCTGGGCCCAGCCAGAGTCTCAGCCCCGGTCACCACAGCCTTGCAGAAGTCTGGCCTGAGGACTCAGGGGAGCCCAGCAGACTGTCTAGTTCCCAGCTGCTCAGCCAGCTGAGCCCTTCCTCCAGCATATGCCATGGGGAGCACTCATCAGGGCTTAGAACTTAAATAGAATATGGTTTCTAATTGTGAAGAATTTGCGAAGAAGCTAAAATAGATTTCTAACGATGAGTTCTTGTAAATCAAACCTCATACCGGAGACAAAGCTGGTCTCACTGTCCCATTATCAGGACGGCATGGGCTCGGGGTGATTTTTCCATTCAGAGGTCAGCTTGCTTTGCGCCATCTACTCTCACTCCTGCCCACTCTCCGCTGTGACCAAGTGGCCAGAGGTAAAGGTTTAATATGTGGGGGGAAGTTTTTCCCCTATATTTGAGTAAAACCCCAGCCTCCTCCATGGAGAACTGCCAGCAGCTTGTAGCTAGTTAGTCCATCCTCACAGAGGGGAGCTGTTTCTCTTGCTCTGAGTCACCATTATCTTTCCTCCCTCTTTGGAAGATGGGCCTGGGCAAGGGGAGGGTCTAGAAATATGGTCATTCCAGattagagaggaggaaagatgagTAACACGTTAGAAAACCAGGGGAAGGGATCTTGATGCTAATAATAACAGCACCCTGCATTTGCATAGCACTTGATAAACTTGCTGTGCGGCTTTGGATTTGCTTTGCGGTCTTTTAAGAACTACCCAACCTGTCTACCCGTTCTTGTCCAGTCTGTAAGTTGAGAGATATTATTTAACAGTCCTGCTCTTATTAGAAATCACTTTCAAAACAAGATACAGACTATAAACAAACTCCCGTATCCTCTCTGGACTGCGCCCCATTCTGTAGACTCCTGTGGTATCATCCATTGCGCTGATTCCCCCAAGCAATGCTGGGATGTGAGAGAGGGAACAGCTGCAGCAATTAGGAATATATGCGAAAGTTCTCCAGCTCCTTGCGGCTCAACCGAGCAGGGTTCTGGGCGTTGAGTTGTCTCTTTCCAACctgtgaaagaaaaggagaacttCAGAACCTCCCACTTGGAGATCTTCATAGCAACCTTGGGAGGTATgaattattatccctattttacagataaagaaaatgaagcttGGAGTAGTTAAATAAATAACAGGGTCAATGACTAGTAGGAAGTAAAGGAGGAGCTTGAAGCCAGGTCTTCTGGCTCCaattctagtgttttttttttaacatgaccCTGCCTAGATTGCGTTGGCCCACGCGGTGTCCTCTACAACCGTAGTCTGTCTGGTTGGCTTTAATGTGAGGCTACAGCTGAAGTGCCAGGAATCCCAGCAGCACCCATCCACCCTGTCCCTTGTGACCACTGGCAGCCTCTTTATTGGGCCTTGGAAACTCTGGTGTATCATGAGGCTAGTGGGTGGGAGTGCCCTCCATGCCCTAATTTCTCTGGTAAAAGTGGGAAGTATTATACCTACCTCATGGCACtctatgagaattaaatgagataattcgcATGAAGCCACTAGCAGGCTGCCAAATACATAATACGCCCCTAATAACTGTTGAGTCCCTATTTTCCATTACTTAAATGGCCTGATGGGAATATATTCAGCTACCAGGCTCAATGGTCACTCTATAGTGTCTATCCCAGCAGCAGCTCAAGATTACCTATGCCCTAGAATGGTTCCCAATTACTTGCTAACTTCAGAAAATCATTTAGCTCTACTTACCCTCCCTTCTCTTCACCCTTGCCCCATACACCCTTGGAAGGGACAGATGTCCAGTGTACAGCCCACAACTGGAGACTAGCTGGAGGACAGCCCTAATTTAAAACACAAGCTCCCCACTGGGTATAAtgtaagactaatgaatcactgacctctacctctgaaactaacaatacattatatgttcattaatagaatttaaataacaaataaataaataaaaatctttaaaatggagataataaaacaacaaaaatacatttaaaaaataaaactcaagttCCCCATTAAGAGTCCAACCCTAATACATGATATGACCTTGAATTAGACCCTTGCTTTCAttggacctcagtttctttatctctaaaatgaaaatgtgggtaAGAAGATCcctcggggatgcctgggtggctcagtcagttaagaacctgcctttggctcaggtcatgatctcatcagggtcctgggattgagcctcacattgggctccatgctcagcagggagcctgcttccttttattccaaaataaaacaatttattttgttgtttttctgctcatgcacgcgctctctctctctctctttctaatgaataaataaatatattatctttaaaaaaaaaaagaaggcagctcCAGAATCTTACCTCTTCATAGATAGTATGACTGAAGGAAGAGCTCTGGTTCTTCTTAGATTCAGACTGCAAATTCAGACAGTAAAGAGTGCTTAACTTCAAGTTGGGAAATATCCCACTTCTAACTGATGTGAGAGGCCCCCGAAGAGACACAAGGTCCAAAAAAATCTCTGGATAttttagaatagaatagaatagaatctccTGCCCCAAGAGTAAGTAATGGAGTTTATGACCTCCAGAGAAGACACAAGACATACTTGTGTGTGACATGAACCTTCTGAACCAAAGTCAGAGGTTACTCTCCCATATCCACGTGCCCCTCAGATCCGCACATGCACACATTcccagcacacacacaagcatactCACACACACGCCTTCAGACAGGCCTGATACAAATACTGCTCAGACCATGCATCTCATCAACACagagcatacacacacacccctagtGTAAGCAGTTCTGGACACACATAAGAACTGACCCTACCACATACCCTGACCACGGTGAAACCCTAGGAACATTGGAATTCAGAAGCACTTTCAGTAGAATGTAGAATCTCCTAAACAACACCAAGCCTGTGACCATCCCTATGGCCACGTATTGCAGCAGGTAACTTAATTATAAATGTCTCTCATGGCAGAATCTTGAGCGATTGAATAACTTATTGAAAGGAGGGTGaataaaaagtctgaaaaatcTGTCTTAAATCTCTCCCACATTTGACCCTGACCTGCATGTACTCAacacttccacagtttggcataTTCCTAACTTCTCATACTACCATGTTAAGTCTAGGTCTTCATACTATGACTCCAGCCTTGGTAATACCATTCTTCCAACCCCTCTCCCACCCAAGGGGAAAAGATGACTAATGAGCACCAGGTACACAAAAGACCTGTGAGCTCAGCTCAGAGCAGGATTTGAGGGGACAGTGATGGGTTGCCTCAGCCCCAAGGCCCCCACCAGCAGATGACTGGTCAGAACATTTCTCTGGTTCCCTGAAAGTCAACATTGTGTCTCTCTAGGTCTGGGCTACTCCTCTGGCTCTGGGCTATATTCCCCCACCTTGGAAACCCCTCTAGTATCTCTTGCCGTCACCTCAGTTGGCCTCCTAAGGACAGCTTAGCCTCTCTGCACAAAGCACCACTTTTCTATCTCTGATTGTTCTTGTCCCACAGAAACTCCTAGAGACTCCTTTAATCCACTGCTGGCTTAGTCTCAGAgctgttctttttctccaaaCGCAATCAGAAAGGCATTTCTTCCTCATTTAAATAGAGCCATTTAACCCAAACTGCTTAGATATACACAACGGAAGGCAACTCACGGAAGTTGCCCACGCACTCTGCAAATGTGGCCCTCCCGTGCACGTGCAAAATCCACATTTGCATTCGCAGCATGCCCTGGAGGAGGAGACTCACCTTCCGGGAAGGCTGTACCAATGCATACAACGTATTGTTTTCTTGTGATGTAGGAGCAGAAGactaaagagaagagaaataaagtatttcaGGAACATAGACCCAGCAGCATCCTAGGGCCCTCAGAGGCCATttcttccacccctccccccagccctgcccaaaGAGAAGCCCGAAGTATTAGCCACAGGAACCCTGGACTCAGGAGGTCAGACACCTGAATGCCAGTCCGGCCCTGTCCGCTAAGATGTCACCTAGTCTGTACACGCATTCTCCTCTGACCTTGATAACACACCGACGAGAGGAATGATCATCCTTGGCCCCACTCCACAGATGAGGCTCCGAAAGGATAAATAACCCAAGTCAGATGGTGTAGTCACAGTAGAAGCAGAATTGAAACCCCAGACTCGCCAGAGGTGTCTCCTCAACACCTTAGTACATCCCGTTGGCAACATGCCTTCCTTCTCTGCACCTGAGCCAGGTGTCCTCAAAGGCAGGTAACCACCCTCCTTCTAAGAAGGTCCAGAGGAGGAGGCTCCTTATCACTCAGCATCTCAGGCTGAGATGAGCTCTTCCCTGCATTTATTCAGATTCCTCCTGTTGGGATGCAATGTGGCTAAAGCTAGAAAACTGGCGGATATCAgccactcctgctctctccctaAGGCTCTTGAGCTTTGACCCCACTATCAGTAAATCTCAATATCACGGGGAGCAGAAGGAGTCAGTCCCCAACTTGGGAATTCCTGAGTGGCTGTAAGGGTTGAgcacttccctccctcctctgctccttcttcctCAGCTCCTCTTCCCTTCATTGCCCTCACTTCCCCCTCTGTCCCTtcaccctctcctcttcctccttctctagATCATTCCCTGAAACCTATCACCATTTCCCCAGAAATTTTCTTTGCCGGGCAGTTTAGCCACCACGTTGAAAAGTTTACTGCGTCCGGACTGAATTCTTTAAGAAATAAGTTATATTTATCAGAAATTGTTCATCACTGGCCACCAAGAGGCAGCGTTCCCCTCGAGAGAGATGCCCCAGTCTGGGTTAGCGATAATGTTATTTTAGCTGTCAAAATTAGAGGATGCTTCTCCAGTTTATGGTGAATTTCTATAATCCCTGAAAGTGAAAGAggaagggggcaggtggggcggAGGCCCAGAAGCCCTCTAGCTCAGCTTTGCCACTCCCTGGCTCTGCGGCCTGGAGCACATTAGTTAACCTGTGTCTGGctcctcatctgagaaatggagGTTGTGCTGGACCTACTTCGTGAGGCTGTTATGTGAGATTCGTTAGGAAAACAGACATAGTAAGTACCTAATAAATGTTATTGTTaagtcatgaaaaataaaagagaacaaccCAGATACCCTCTTTCCTGAAAACAGGTATAATGAGGAGCAGagatcaaaaaaacaaagacaacctATAAGGGCCCCAAGTATTGGAAGTGGCAGGGAGGGAAAAACAGAAGCTGAGTCCCCTGCCaagtttcctcctcctcccaactacctgggccacacctgctgCCACGcacggagggagagagaaggcctATCTACGTCAGACTTCCCAGCCCTGTTCAGCTCTGCCAAGAGACTCCAGAGCCACACAGATCTTTTCAATTTAATGCAGCTGAGGCCAAGCTGTCCTCTAGACTCTAAGAGCCCCAGAGTCCTGCTATTCAGGAGTGTGAGCTTCCGGAAGGCCTCAGGGAGCCCTGGAGGCAGGTATGGGATGGATCCGAGACACGGAGTGGTACCTGGGACTGGATCACAGAGTAGATGGTGCTCCCTTCCCCGGGCGGATTCTGGTTCTGCTCCTGCACAAGAAATAGTAAAGGGCCACGTGGTAACGTGAGCGGAGGGCCGCGTCTGTCCAGATttggatggggtggggagagagagagcaaaccagAGGGGCTCCGGGAAGCTGGAAGGGAGGTGGTCATTAGTTGCCACAGGCTGGGGAGAGACCATAGGAGGAATGACCCACCTGCAGTAGTTAGTGTCCCACCTGAAGTAGTTGGTGTCCCACCCAAGGAACCACCCAGGTGTGAAGAGATGCACTGAGTGACCCGTCCAAGGGGAATCCTATCACTTGCTTTACTTTGGTAATTTAGAAACTTGCCTCTGCTGACTTCGCAGCCAAATTGGCCTCATTAATCACTGATAATGGGCCGAGCTCTGAGTAGGGCTGTGATCTGAGCCTTACCTCGCCTTGAAATTCAGAAGCTTTCATTGTTTTAAAGCCCCTTCTCTAGGCCCGGCCTTGGGGGCCAGTTTGCCCTGGGCCTCAGGCCTGCTGCCCCACAACAACCCCTGgacctggagccaaaggcagggagACCATCCCGGTCCTGGCCCCTCCTGACCACAGGAGCCCTGAGTGCACATTGCCAGGTGGGGCTCCGAAGGGGACAAGAGGAAGCCAGCAGGGTCCATTAGACAGGGAAGGAGCTAGAGGAGCAGAGAAAACCTCACTATCCTTAGAGGCTAGAAAGTCATAGacatctgggggaaaaaaaaaaaaaaaaaaacaggattttcCTGCTTTGCTTCTCTGCCCAGACCTGAGTGAAGTGTCTCCAGAGAGGTCAGAACTGAGCCCCCAGTAAGAACACATGAACTCGAGATCTAAGCCTTCAGACGCAACCCTGGAGCCGGTAGGGAGGAGCCCGCAAGGGATGAGGCCGCGCAGGAGGAGCTggagtcagaggcagagacaggcctGCATCCCCGAGTCCTTGTACTCTGGCTCCCTCCACTAGTCTTCACTTCCTGAACCTAAAACCGTCCTCCCTGTGTGGGAGGAGAGGCAAGTCATCCGGAGCATTCGGGCTTCCGCCGCTGCAGGTGGATGCACTTGCTCTCAGGAGTCTGTCCGCATCGGGTAGTGATGGAGAAAGGGTCTCCTTCGCCTGTCACCCCCGtagtccaccccccacccccccaccctacccccccaccccagccgggTTCCCCCTGAGACCAGACCCGAGGAAGCAGCTTGTCCGCTCCACCAGGCCTCCCACGTGATAAGGTGGCAAATCTCGCCCCTGTGACTTCCTGCCTCACCTCCTCAGGTCGAGCACCCAGaatggaggtgggaaggggcccGTGGGCCCACGCCCCCCACTCCACGTTCAGCTAGGCTCTGCACCCCCCACGCCTGGACCACTTCCTGCCCTGCTCAGCCAGAGCAGCAGGGGGCactctgcagcccccaccccgcagcccccaccctgcagcccccaccccgcagccccccctgcagcccccccccgCACCCTCCCAGCAGCCCCCTCGCAGCCACCCCTGCAGGCCCCTGCAGCCGCCCCCCtgcagcccgccccccccccccccccgcagccacCCCtgcagccaccccccacccccagaagagtTGGCCTCGCAGAGGCCGGAGCCTTGTGCTGACCCGCCTGCTGCCTCGAGCACCCCGGGGGACCCCGGCCTGGGGGGAGCACCCCGCGGACCCCCAGAGCCCCAGCACCCCCATGCCGCTCAGGCGGCCGTCTGCTGCAGCCAGGGCGACCAGCAAGGGACCCCTAAAGGTGAACCTGGACCTGCAAGGACACGAGAGGCCGTGGCCAGATACAAGGGAGCCGGACTGGGGGCCTAGTGCACCGGTGAGCCTGGCAGGGACGGTGCCCCGAGGGCTGCGCAGGGAGCGGGagcagcaaccccccccccccgcccccgccgccccgtgGGGGTGCTGGGCTCCCGCCTTCTCAGCAATTTCCCGCTTGCTGCTGCTCCTCCACCGCCGGAGCCAGGAGGCCATAGGGAGGGCAGGCCGGGGCTGGGGAGCCCTTTGAGAAGCCACCTGCGTGGTACCCGGTGTCCCCCGGTTCCTGCCCGCCGCCCGAGAAGCACCCCCAGGCTAGGAGACCGACCCCAGCCCCCGGCCTACTTGATTCCTCCCCATCTGCACGTGGTTGACATCTTCATAAACCGTCAGAGGCTCTCCCCGGCAGGCGGCTGTGGGAGGAAAGCAGCAAAGACAGAGCTGGAGAGACTTCCAGAGGGTATCCCATCCAGGCTTCTGCTTCCTCCAGTCCCACCTCCGTCCCAGGTGGCCGAGACCTTGAGGAAGGTTCTAGAAAGGAGGCAGATTAGCGCTCTCCCCAGGGTACCCACAGGGCGCGGGAGCAGCAACCACCCGACACACTGCACCGGGCAGGCAGGTCCCCCACAACCCAGCACCTGCAGCTAAACCGGCCCGTGAGGCTGTGGACATCCCGAGGGCCCCGAAGGTGTGACGTGGGAGCCAGGGCCCAGCATCTGCTGCTGCGGGTCCCCGAACATGCACAGCCATGTCCCAACGCTCCAGAGGCAAAGCAGGTGCTGTGCTCTCAGGCGCACGGCCCCGGGGGCGTCAGGTCAGCAGCAGCACCTCCTGGGGACCCTCCACTTACCTGACTGCcgcttcttcctcctccacacACAGAAGCAGGTGAGGGTGACCAGGAACAGTACGAGTAGACAAATGCCGACAATCACCAGAAAGTACACGAAGTTGTCTTCTAGGGACCGGAAAGCACGAGGCTCGAGCTGTCAGCCCGCCTCCCTGCTTCGCACCTGTGCGAACCTGCACTCCCCTCTCACGCCCCACGAATTCATCAGGCCAGCTCTCTCTGCGGTTGAGTGACCTCCCCTGAGTGATGCTAAGAGCACGGATCTTAATATCTGGCAGGCCTGGCTCTGTGCCCTTGGGCAacttccttaacctctctgagcctccgtttTCTCACTTCTAAAAGGAGATGATGTTATCTGCACAAGGGGGTTGATTGTATGAcctaatatatgtaaagcatctGGCACAGCAAATGTGACAACTGTCCATCCTTTTAACTCACCAAAACCTATTGCaccccactctgtgccaggcaagCCCCCACTTTCCCCTTCCTGCcactcctctgctcttcctcattTGAACTTCTACATTTAATATCTGTGTCACACATGTGGTCGTAGGAGCCCACGGACcggggagaagggaaaggaattaCGTGTTCCGAGTGCTAGCTGAGGCTCTTCACAAACAGAACCTCATCTAATCTTACCAGCAATCCTGGGAGGTACCTATTATCACTCCCAttttacccaagagaaaaattgaggcccagagagggtaagGAATGTGCCTGAGATCGCAGAGCTAGTGAATAACGAAACCATAGCTGACATGACCCAAAAGCCAGCGATCCTTGTCCCTCCAAATCGCTTCAGCTTGGTTCTCTTTTGCCCAGGAATGTCTGGTTTTGTCACCCCTATTTAACTGTAAGTTCCTTAAAGACAGGGACAGCAAGTAGGTTTTTCCCTGTAATGCCTATGCTGACACGTTAAGTATTTATCTCATAAAAATTGGTGCAAACTTAACTCGAGATAAGTCTTAGGATGAGCATAAGCAATAAATCAAGAAGTCTTCCAGAAACCCCTGTGATCATCCTGATGTTCCCACGACCCAGGGCACTGTTGTACACCATAGTTACCCCTTGGGGAACTACGTGGCTTGGGGGAGTTGTCCCTCTAGGAGGAGGAAGCAGGTCTCCAGCAGTCTCTCAGAGGAAGGAAGTGATGATGGTCAGTAGCCATGGCAGGGCTGTGACCCACCCACCAAATAACTAAGCCTTCCCTCCATGAAGAAAGACTCGCATCTCCTAGGAGATTCTTGATGGGGATAAAATTCTTCCCAGACTAAGACAGGCCTGGTTTATGGGAACCTTGTGCCCAGAGACCAGAACCACCCCAGGGAGGGGCGGCAAGGCCCTTGAGGAGGCAGCCAAGAGATCTTATACCCAAGTATCTCCTGAGCCTGATTATGGGGTCCAACACCTTCAACCCTATTAGTCCAGTGTCCCACTTACGCTTGCTGGCAGTCGGACAGCCCTGGGTGAGTCTGAGGGTGTGGTTTGCCGAGCTGACTGGATTGCTGACGTTGCAGGTATATATGTATGAGTCATTGACAACCTGCTCTTCTGATCTGGTGAGATTCATTTCTGTCTGGATCAGCTCACTCCCTCTATACCAAGCATAGCTCACGTTACCACTGCTCGAGACCGAGCAGGACAGAAACAG
This DNA window, taken from Canis aureus isolate CA01 chromosome 38, VMU_Caureus_v.1.0, whole genome shotgun sequence, encodes the following:
- the CD244 gene encoding natural killer cell receptor 2B4; amino-acid sequence: MLGQALALTLLLLLQGHRGQGSAERVVGLSGQQLFLQPLGVPTKHINSAQWKVKWYLASEFSVILTWKNGSDVKYVPQTSNHFDSKLSFTTENLALLIKAVRLNHSGCYNLEVTDENGKVDNHYFQVSIFDHIEMPQILKEWRVLEGDTCQLFLSCSVSSSGNVSYAWYRGSELIQTEMNLTRSEEQVVNDSYIYTCNVSNPVSSANHTLRLTQGCPTASKQDNFVYFLVIVGICLLVLFLVTLTCFCVWRRKKRQSAACRGEPLTVYEDVNHVQMGRNQEQNQNPPGEGSTIYSVIQSQSSAPTSQENNTLYALVQPSRKSESKKNQSSSFSHTIYEEVGKRQLNAQNPARLSRKELENFRIYS